One window from the genome of Pseudomonas fluorescens encodes:
- a CDS encoding arsenate reductase ArsC yields the protein MKVLFMCTANSCRSILSEAMFNHLAPAGFEAVSAGSFPKGQVLPRSLSTLQEAGICIKGLCSKGNDAFESSPPDVVITVCDNAANEACPVYFGPALKSHWGLADPSAVKGNDDQVGQAFHSTLDRIEARCRAFFALPFDQLDALALKTELDRIGTL from the coding sequence ATGAAAGTCCTCTTCATGTGCACAGCCAACAGTTGCCGCAGCATTCTCAGCGAAGCGATGTTCAACCATCTGGCCCCGGCCGGGTTCGAAGCCGTCAGCGCCGGCAGCTTTCCCAAGGGCCAAGTGCTGCCGCGCAGCCTGAGCACCTTGCAGGAGGCCGGTATCTGCATCAAAGGCTTGTGCAGCAAGGGCAACGACGCTTTCGAAAGCAGCCCGCCGGACGTCGTGATCACGGTGTGCGACAACGCCGCCAACGAGGCCTGCCCGGTGTATTTCGGCCCGGCGCTCAAGAGCCACTGGGGCCTGGCGGACCCGTCGGCGGTCAAAGGCAACGATGATCAGGTCGGCCAGGCGTTCCACAGCACGCTGGACCGCATCGAAGCCCGCTGCCGGGCCTTCTTCGCCCTGCCCTTCGACCAACTGGACGCCCTGGCCCTGAAAACCGAGCTGGACCGCATCGGCACCCTCTGA
- a CDS encoding general stress protein has product MASSGNKNPGNFANDREKASEAGKKGGQASGGNVANDRQKGMGAGNKGSERSQGGGRKS; this is encoded by the coding sequence ATGGCCAGTAGCGGAAATAAAAACCCAGGCAACTTCGCCAATGATCGTGAAAAAGCATCTGAAGCCGGCAAGAAAGGCGGACAGGCGTCGGGCGGCAACGTTGCCAACGACCGGCAAAAAGGCATGGGAGCCGGTAACAAAGGTAGCGAACGCAGCCAAGGAGGCGGCAGAAAATCGTAA
- a CDS encoding ATP-dependent Clp protease proteolytic subunit: protein MSEHIVHFHCQIDQGTTERFRDNCLEAIEKGADSLMLNLSTVGGSTNFGFTLYTFIKSLPVPVRAVNAGNIESMGIIMFLAASDRTTTPHSRFLIHPMNWYFGQKSVDHSRLREYLSSLDNDVARYVEIYVKETAGAATQLDIFKCLCAEERVIPAENSLAFGIAHRVEQVVFPTDAKHWKVSGGED, encoded by the coding sequence ATGTCCGAACACATTGTCCATTTCCATTGCCAGATCGATCAGGGCACCACGGAGCGCTTCCGGGACAATTGCCTGGAAGCCATTGAAAAAGGCGCCGACTCACTGATGCTCAACCTCTCCACCGTCGGCGGCAGCACCAACTTCGGTTTTACGCTCTATACCTTCATCAAGTCCCTTCCAGTGCCGGTGCGTGCGGTCAATGCCGGCAACATCGAGTCGATGGGCATCATCATGTTTCTCGCCGCCAGCGACCGCACCACCACACCCCACTCGCGCTTTCTGATCCACCCGATGAACTGGTACTTCGGTCAGAAATCCGTGGACCACTCACGCCTGCGTGAGTACCTGTCCAGCCTGGACAACGACGTGGCGCGGTACGTGGAGATCTACGTCAAGGAAACCGCCGGCGCCGCGACTCAATTGGATATCTTCAAGTGCCTGTGTGCCGAGGAACGGGTGATCCCAGCGGAAAACTCCCTGGCCTTTGGCATTGCGCACCGGGTCGAACAGGTGGTTTTTCCAACGGACGCCAAGCATTGGAAAGTCAGCGGCGGCGAGGACTGA
- a CDS encoding DNA topoisomerase IB codes for MPDTLPPDALPADLHYVDDTAPGITRKKLRGKFCYFDPQGQRITDAAEIQRINALAVPPAYTDVWICTDPRGHLQATGRDARGRKQYRYHARWREVRDADKYSRMLEFGRALPRLRKRLEEILAKPGFSRDKVMATVITLLDLTLIRVGNTQYARDNRSYGLTTLRNKHVEVNGSAIAFQFRGKSGIEHQITVKDRRLARIIKRCQEIPGQNLFQYLDENGERHSVSSSDINAYLKSLTGADFTAKDYRTWAGSAAALAGLRLLSWETESEAKKHVVEMVRQVARQLGNTPSVCRKCYIHPAVVEAFLLGALRQLPKPRLRKGLSEEDAALAIFLQRMADAAQAC; via the coding sequence ATGCCCGACACCCTGCCGCCGGATGCACTGCCGGCCGACCTGCATTATGTCGATGACACGGCCCCCGGCATCACCCGCAAGAAATTGCGTGGCAAGTTCTGTTATTTCGACCCGCAGGGCCAGCGCATCACCGACGCGGCCGAGATCCAGCGCATCAATGCCCTGGCAGTGCCGCCGGCCTATACCGATGTCTGGATCTGCACCGACCCCCGTGGTCATCTCCAGGCCACCGGGCGCGATGCCCGCGGGCGCAAGCAGTACCGCTACCACGCGCGCTGGCGTGAGGTGCGCGATGCGGACAAGTATTCGCGAATGCTGGAATTCGGACGGGCCTTGCCGCGCTTGCGCAAACGCCTGGAGGAGATCCTGGCCAAACCCGGGTTCAGCCGCGACAAGGTCATGGCCACTGTTATCACCCTGCTCGACCTCACCCTGATCCGAGTCGGCAACACCCAATACGCTCGCGACAATCGCTCCTATGGCTTGACGACCCTGCGCAACAAACATGTCGAAGTCAACGGCAGCGCCATCGCCTTCCAGTTCCGCGGCAAAAGCGGCATCGAGCACCAGATCACCGTGAAAGACCGACGCCTGGCACGGATCATCAAGCGCTGCCAGGAGATCCCCGGACAAAACCTCTTCCAGTACCTGGACGAGAACGGTGAGCGTCACTCCGTCAGTTCTTCGGACATCAACGCCTACCTCAAATCCCTTACCGGTGCCGATTTCACTGCCAAGGATTACCGTACCTGGGCCGGCAGCGCGGCGGCGCTGGCCGGGCTGCGGTTGCTGTCGTGGGAAACCGAGAGCGAGGCGAAAAAACACGTCGTCGAGATGGTCAGGCAGGTTGCCAGGCAACTGGGCAACACGCCGAGCGTCTGTCGCAAGTGCTACATTCATCCTGCAGTGGTGGAGGCTTTTTTGCTCGGCGCCCTGAGGCAATTGCCCAAGCCGCGGCTGCGCAAAGGCCTCAGTGAAGAAGACGCCGCACTGGCGATATTTTTGCAGCGCATGGCCGACGCTGCCCAAGCGTGCTGA
- the modC gene encoding molybdenum ABC transporter ATP-binding protein, whose product MINARLQLDHGAFSLDLDVQLPGRGVTALYGPSGSGKTTCLRCIAGLERPARGFIEVNGQVWQDSEHGVFVPPHKRSVGYVFQEASLFAHLSVRANLAFGLKRIAPAQRRVDMDQATDLLGIGHLLDRQPHNLSGGERQRVGIARALLTSPRLLLMDEPLAALDTRRKNEILPYLQRLHDELDIPVLYVSHSQDEVARLADHIVLLDAGRAQASGPIGETLARLDLPLALGDDAGVVIEGKVSGYDPAYQLLTLNLPDSQLNVRVAHTSLALGQPLRFKVQARDVSLSLANDAQTSILNRLPVTVVSEQAADNAAHVLVRLEAAGTPLLARITRYSRDQLKLQPGLVLWAQIKAVAVLA is encoded by the coding sequence ATGATCAACGCGCGTTTGCAACTCGACCACGGGGCTTTTTCCCTGGACCTGGATGTGCAACTGCCGGGCCGTGGCGTGACGGCCCTGTATGGGCCTTCCGGCTCCGGCAAGACCACCTGCCTGCGCTGCATTGCCGGGTTGGAGCGGCCGGCCCGGGGCTTTATCGAGGTCAACGGCCAAGTGTGGCAGGACAGCGAGCACGGCGTGTTCGTGCCGCCCCACAAGCGGTCGGTGGGGTATGTGTTCCAGGAGGCGAGCCTGTTCGCCCATCTGTCGGTGCGGGCCAACCTGGCGTTCGGCCTCAAGCGCATCGCGCCGGCACAACGGCGGGTGGACATGGACCAGGCCACCGATCTGCTGGGCATCGGGCACTTGCTCGATCGCCAGCCGCACAACCTCTCCGGCGGCGAGCGCCAACGGGTAGGCATCGCCCGTGCCTTGCTCACCAGCCCGCGGCTGCTGCTGATGGATGAGCCGCTGGCGGCCCTCGATACCCGGCGCAAAAACGAAATCCTGCCTTACCTGCAACGCCTCCACGATGAGCTGGACATCCCGGTGCTGTATGTCAGCCATTCCCAGGACGAAGTGGCACGCCTGGCCGATCACATCGTGCTGCTCGACGCTGGCCGCGCGCAGGCCAGCGGCCCCATCGGCGAAACCCTGGCCCGGCTCGACCTGCCATTGGCCCTGGGGGATGACGCCGGGGTGGTGATCGAGGGCAAGGTCAGCGGCTATGACCCGGCGTACCAATTGCTGACCCTGAACCTGCCCGACAGCCAACTGAACGTACGCGTGGCCCATACATCACTGGCCCTCGGCCAGCCGCTGCGTTTCAAGGTCCAGGCCCGGGACGTCAGCCTCAGCCTGGCGAACGATGCCCAGACCAGCATCCTCAACCGCCTGCCGGTGACCGTGGTCAGCGAACAGGCGGCCGACAACGCCGCCCATGTGCTGGTCCGCCTGGAAGCTGCCGGCACTCCGCTGCTGGCGCGCATCACCCGCTACTCCCGCGACCAGTTGAAACTGCAGCCGGGACTGGTGTTGTGGGCGCAGATCAAGGCGGTAGCGGTGTTGGCGTAG
- the modB gene encoding molybdate ABC transporter permease subunit → MPLTSADYAAIWLTLKLASLTTVILLLVGTPIALWLSRTRSWLRGPVGAVVALPLVLPPTVIGFYLLLALGPNGWIGQLTQALGLGTLTFSFTGLVIGSVIYSMPFVVQPLQNAFAAIGSRPLEVAATLRAGPWDTFFSVILPLARPGFITAAILGFAHTVGEFGVVLMIGGNIPEKTRVVSVQIYDHVEALEYAQAHWLAAAMLVFSFLVLLALYSSRRTRAGWS, encoded by the coding sequence ATGCCCCTGACCAGCGCCGACTACGCCGCCATCTGGCTGACCCTGAAACTGGCGTCCTTGACCACGGTGATCCTGCTGCTCGTCGGCACGCCCATCGCGCTGTGGCTGTCACGCACCCGCTCCTGGCTGCGCGGGCCGGTGGGGGCGGTGGTGGCGTTGCCGCTGGTGCTGCCGCCAACGGTGATTGGCTTTTACCTGCTGCTGGCATTGGGGCCGAACGGCTGGATCGGCCAGCTCACCCAAGCCCTCGGGTTGGGCACCCTCACCTTCAGCTTTACCGGGCTGGTGATCGGCTCGGTGATCTATTCCATGCCGTTTGTGGTGCAGCCGTTGCAAAACGCCTTCGCTGCCATCGGCAGTCGCCCCCTGGAAGTCGCCGCTACCCTGCGAGCCGGGCCCTGGGATACGTTTTTCAGCGTCATCCTGCCCCTGGCCCGTCCTGGTTTCATCACGGCGGCGATTCTGGGTTTCGCCCACACCGTCGGCGAATTCGGCGTGGTGCTGATGATCGGCGGCAACATCCCGGAGAAAACCCGGGTGGTGTCGGTACAGATCTACGACCATGTCGAAGCCCTGGAGTATGCCCAGGCCCACTGGCTGGCGGCGGCGATGCTGGTGTTTTCATTCCTGGTGCTGCTGGCGCTGTACTCGAGCCGCCGAACCCGTGCCGGTTGGAGCTGA
- the modA gene encoding molybdate ABC transporter substrate-binding protein, translating to MRLTRFAPLLLIPFLTIGAAQAAEVQVAVAANFTAPIQAIAADFEKDTGHKLVAAYGATGQFYTQIKNGAPFEVFLAADDTTPARLESEGDTVNGSRFTYAVGTLALWSAKDGYVDNQGQVLKRNDFQHLSIANPKAAPYGLAATQVLDKLGLTDQVKSKLVEGQNITQAYQFVSTGNAELGFVALSQVYKDGKVTGGSAWIVPAELHDPIKQDAVILTKGRDNPAAVALVDYLKGPKAAAIIQAYGYQR from the coding sequence ATGCGCCTCACCCGCTTCGCGCCGTTGCTGTTGATCCCGTTCCTGACTATTGGCGCCGCCCAGGCTGCCGAGGTGCAGGTGGCGGTCGCCGCCAATTTCACTGCGCCGATCCAGGCCATTGCCGCCGATTTCGAAAAAGACACCGGGCATAAACTGGTGGCGGCGTACGGCGCCACCGGCCAGTTCTACACGCAGATCAAGAACGGCGCGCCCTTCGAGGTTTTCCTCGCCGCCGACGACACCACCCCGGCCAGGCTCGAAAGCGAAGGCGACACCGTCAACGGCTCGCGCTTTACCTACGCGGTCGGCACCCTGGCGCTGTGGTCGGCCAAGGACGGTTATGTCGACAACCAGGGCCAGGTCCTCAAGCGCAACGACTTCCAACACCTGTCCATCGCCAACCCGAAAGCCGCGCCCTATGGCCTGGCCGCGACCCAGGTGCTGGACAAGCTGGGCTTGACCGATCAGGTCAAAAGCAAGCTCGTCGAAGGCCAGAACATCACCCAGGCCTACCAGTTCGTCTCCACCGGTAACGCTGAATTGGGCTTCGTCGCCTTGTCCCAGGTGTACAAGGACGGCAAAGTGACGGGCGGCTCGGCGTGGATCGTCCCGGCCGAACTGCACGACCCGATCAAACAAGACGCGGTGATCCTCACCAAGGGTCGGGACAACCCCGCCGCCGTAGCCCTGGTGGATTACCTCAAGGGCCCGAAAGCCGCCGCCATCATCCAAGCCTACGGTTACCAACGCTAA
- a CDS encoding NAD(P)H-dependent flavin oxidoreductase encodes MSQWPDTRLLDLLGIELPIIQGPLAGVTGPAMVVATCNAGGLGSMPAAMLDVEQLRQALTTISEQTDKPFNVNFFCHQPPAFDEQRAETWKQRLKPYYQELGVDFDAPTPVSNRKPFDDAACRVLEEMRPKVVSFHFGLPEKSLLDRVKATGAKILSSATTVEEAIWLEQHGCDAIIAMGYEAGGHRGMFLSDDLNTQVGLFALLPQVVDAVKVPVIAAGGIGDARGIVAAFALGASAVQLGSAYLFTPEAKISASHHRALRTAKESQTAVTNLFTGRPARGIVNRVMREVGPMSPLAPAFPLAGGALMPLRAKGEADFSNLWAGQAFPLGRDLSTAELTRRLAEEALARFNNWGRS; translated from the coding sequence ATGAGCCAGTGGCCAGACACTCGCCTTCTTGACCTGCTCGGTATCGAGCTGCCCATCATCCAGGGGCCGCTGGCCGGGGTGACCGGGCCGGCCATGGTGGTCGCGACCTGCAATGCCGGCGGCCTGGGTTCGATGCCGGCGGCGATGCTCGATGTCGAGCAGTTGCGCCAGGCGCTGACGACCATCAGCGAACAGACCGACAAGCCGTTCAACGTGAATTTTTTCTGTCACCAGCCGCCAGCCTTCGACGAACAGCGGGCCGAGACCTGGAAACAACGGCTCAAGCCGTACTATCAGGAACTGGGCGTCGACTTCGACGCACCGACCCCGGTGTCCAACCGCAAGCCCTTCGATGATGCCGCCTGCCGGGTGTTGGAGGAGATGCGTCCCAAGGTGGTCAGTTTCCACTTTGGCCTGCCGGAAAAATCCCTGCTGGACCGGGTAAAGGCCACCGGTGCGAAAATTCTTTCGTCGGCCACCACCGTCGAGGAAGCCATCTGGCTCGAACAGCACGGTTGCGACGCGATCATCGCCATGGGCTATGAAGCCGGCGGGCATCGCGGGATGTTCCTCAGCGACGACCTCAACACCCAGGTCGGTCTGTTTGCCTTGCTGCCGCAGGTGGTGGATGCGGTGAAGGTACCAGTGATCGCCGCCGGCGGCATTGGCGATGCCCGCGGGATTGTCGCGGCATTCGCCCTGGGGGCCTCGGCGGTGCAACTGGGCAGCGCCTACCTGTTCACCCCCGAGGCGAAAATCAGCGCGTCCCATCACCGGGCGTTGCGCACGGCCAAGGAAAGCCAGACCGCCGTCACCAACCTGTTCACCGGCCGCCCGGCCCGGGGCATCGTCAACCGGGTGATGCGCGAAGTGGGGCCAATGAGCCCGCTCGCGCCGGCATTCCCCCTGGCGGGCGGCGCGTTGATGCCGTTGCGCGCCAAGGGCGAAGCGGACTTCAGCAACCTCTGGGCCGGCCAGGCCTTCCCCTTGGGGCGCGATCTGTCGACAGCCGAATTGACCCGGCGGTTGGCTGAAGAGGCGTTGGCCCGATTCAACAACTGGGGGCGGTCCTGA
- a CDS encoding GyrI-like domain-containing protein: MDVKLKTVEPFTVAGLQVRTRNTDEQQPDTARIGPMWQRFFTEGLFDTIPARQSESFVYGVYSNYESDATGHFDVTAGVQVDATSAGYPAVDIEGGDYLVFSAKGPMPDCVVQTWGLIWAYFADNPQTLRRFTTDFEVYGSPDSVAIYIGVQSPAERSSASN, from the coding sequence ATGGACGTGAAACTCAAGACCGTCGAACCCTTCACCGTGGCCGGTTTGCAGGTGCGCACCCGCAACACCGACGAGCAGCAGCCCGACACGGCCAGGATCGGCCCGATGTGGCAACGGTTCTTCACCGAAGGGCTGTTCGACACGATCCCGGCCAGGCAGTCGGAGTCGTTCGTCTACGGGGTGTATTCCAATTACGAGTCCGACGCCACCGGCCACTTCGACGTGACGGCCGGGGTGCAGGTGGATGCGACCAGCGCAGGCTACCCCGCCGTGGACATCGAGGGCGGGGATTACCTGGTGTTTTCGGCCAAGGGGCCGATGCCCGATTGCGTGGTTCAGACCTGGGGCCTGATCTGGGCCTACTTCGCGGATAACCCACAGACGCTGCGCCGCTTCACCACCGATTTCGAGGTCTACGGCAGCCCCGACTCGGTGGCGATCTACATCGGCGTTCAGTCCCCGGCCGAGCGCTCCAGCGCCAGCAACTGA
- the ada gene encoding bifunctional DNA-binding transcriptional regulator/O6-methylguanine-DNA methyltransferase Ada codes for MNSTSNNLAPELDPRWAAVLARDPRADGQFVYGVKTTGIYCHPSSLSRLPNPRNVEFFDTPEQAQAAGYRPSKRVARDQTQIAAQQAARVAAACRQIEAAEELPGLNELAASAGLSPFHFHRVFKAVTGLTPKGYAAAHRSRKVRERLADGGTITEALYDAGFNSNSRFYEAADKVLGMKPADYRAAGQNTDIRFAVGQCSLGAILVAQSERGVCAILLGDDPDALVRDLQDKFRRANLIGADREFEQLIAQVVGFIEAPALGLDLPLDLRGTAFQERVWQALRDIPAGSTASYAEIAQRIGMPKAVRAVAQACGANSLAVAIPCHRVVRSDGNLSGYRWGVERKRQLLALERSAGD; via the coding sequence ATGAACAGCACTTCGAACAATCTTGCCCCTGAACTGGATCCCCGCTGGGCCGCCGTGCTCGCCCGGGACCCGCGCGCCGATGGGCAATTCGTCTATGGCGTGAAAACCACTGGCATCTATTGCCACCCCAGCAGCCTGTCGCGCCTGCCCAACCCGCGCAACGTCGAATTTTTCGACACGCCGGAACAGGCCCAGGCCGCCGGCTACCGGCCCAGCAAGCGCGTGGCCCGGGACCAGACCCAGATCGCCGCCCAACAAGCGGCCCGAGTCGCGGCGGCCTGCCGGCAGATCGAGGCGGCCGAGGAACTGCCAGGCCTGAATGAACTGGCAGCAAGCGCCGGCTTGAGCCCCTTCCATTTTCATCGGGTCTTCAAGGCTGTCACCGGCCTGACGCCCAAGGGTTACGCCGCCGCCCATCGTTCACGCAAGGTGCGCGAACGCCTGGCCGATGGCGGCACGATCACCGAGGCGCTGTACGACGCCGGTTTCAATTCCAACAGCCGCTTCTATGAAGCGGCCGACAAAGTGTTGGGCATGAAACCCGCCGACTACCGCGCCGCCGGGCAGAACACCGACATCCGTTTCGCCGTCGGCCAATGCTCCCTCGGGGCAATCCTGGTGGCGCAAAGCGAGCGTGGCGTGTGCGCGATCCTGCTGGGAGACGATCCGGACGCGTTGGTGCGGGACCTGCAGGACAAATTCCGCCGGGCCAACCTCATCGGTGCCGACCGCGAGTTCGAGCAGTTGATCGCCCAGGTGGTGGGCTTCATCGAAGCGCCGGCCCTGGGCCTGGACCTGCCCCTGGACCTGCGCGGCACCGCCTTTCAGGAACGGGTCTGGCAAGCGTTGCGGGACATTCCCGCGGGCAGCACCGCCAGCTACGCCGAGATCGCCCAGCGCATCGGCATGCCCAAGGCCGTGCGCGCCGTGGCCCAGGCCTGCGGCGCCAACAGCCTGGCGGTGGCGATCCCTTGCCACCGGGTGGTGCGCAGCGACGGCAACCTGTCGGGCTATCGCTGGGGCGTGGAGCGCAAGCGTCAGTTGCTGGCGCTGGAGCGCTCGGCCGGGGACTGA
- the alkB gene encoding DNA oxidative demethylase AlkB, giving the protein MRSSHDTPITLDLFADQAPTTSGQIEQIGQQSFVLRGFALPWLDRLLPALESVLQAAPFRQMVTPGGFTMSVALSSCGALGWTTDRSGYRYTAHDPQTGHPWPDMPAVFRELAQAAAQQAQFEHFEPDSCLINCYVPGARMSLHQDKNERSLAAPIVSISLGLPAVFQFGGFERSDKSLRIPLLHGDIVVWGGVDRLRYHGVLPLKEGQHPRLGTQRINLTFRSAG; this is encoded by the coding sequence ATGCGCAGTAGTCATGACACACCGATCACATTGGACCTGTTCGCCGACCAGGCGCCCACCACGTCCGGCCAGATCGAACAGATTGGCCAACAATCCTTCGTACTGCGCGGGTTCGCCTTGCCCTGGCTCGACCGTTTGCTGCCGGCGCTGGAAAGCGTCCTGCAGGCTGCGCCGTTCCGACAGATGGTCACGCCCGGTGGCTTTACCATGTCGGTGGCCTTGAGCAGTTGCGGCGCGCTGGGCTGGACCACCGACCGCAGCGGCTATCGCTACACCGCCCATGACCCGCAGACCGGCCACCCCTGGCCCGACATGCCGGCGGTGTTTCGCGAACTGGCCCAGGCCGCCGCCCAGCAAGCGCAGTTCGAGCATTTCGAGCCCGACAGCTGCCTGATCAACTGTTACGTGCCCGGCGCCCGGATGTCGCTGCACCAGGACAAGAACGAACGCTCCCTCGCCGCGCCCATCGTCTCGATCTCCCTGGGCTTGCCAGCGGTGTTCCAATTCGGCGGCTTCGAGCGCAGCGACAAGAGCCTGCGCATCCCGTTGCTCCATGGTGACATCGTGGTCTGGGGTGGCGTGGACCGGTTGCGTTACCACGGCGTGCTGCCGCTCAAGGAAGGACAACACCCGCGCCTGGGTACCCAGCGGATCAACCTGACGTTTCGCAGCGCCGGATGA
- a CDS encoding 2OG-Fe(II) oxygenase, giving the protein MPTPPHLPSLTQRISHLDGSALEHSLEQDGSALIRNLLPATQCRMLSGLYAESGLFRSRVVMARHGFGRGEYQYFRYPLPDFIQQLRQALYPMLVPLANRWNECMGLEGRYPDQHADFIQRCHAAGQSRPTPLLLQYGPQDYNCLHQDLYGEQVFPLQVAILLSEPGQDFTGGEFVLTEQRPRMQSRPQVIDLKQGDAVVFAVHQRPVEGVRGYYRVNMRHGVSRVHSGRRHTLGIIFHDAQ; this is encoded by the coding sequence ATGCCCACTCCCCCGCATCTGCCCTCATTGACCCAACGAATAAGTCACCTGGATGGGTCGGCCCTGGAACACAGCCTCGAGCAGGACGGCAGCGCGCTCATCCGCAACCTGCTGCCCGCCACGCAATGTCGAATGCTCAGCGGTCTATACGCAGAGAGCGGGCTTTTTCGTTCCCGGGTGGTCATGGCCCGTCATGGGTTCGGGCGTGGCGAGTATCAGTATTTTCGCTATCCGCTACCGGACTTCATCCAACAGCTGCGTCAGGCGTTGTACCCCATGCTGGTGCCGCTGGCGAACCGCTGGAATGAATGCATGGGCCTTGAAGGGCGATATCCCGACCAGCACGCCGACTTCATCCAGCGCTGTCACGCTGCCGGGCAATCGCGTCCGACGCCCTTGTTGTTGCAATACGGTCCGCAGGACTACAACTGCCTGCACCAGGATCTGTATGGCGAGCAGGTGTTCCCCTTGCAGGTCGCGATCCTGTTGTCGGAACCGGGCCAGGACTTTACCGGCGGCGAGTTTGTCCTCACTGAACAGCGCCCGCGCATGCAGTCGCGACCCCAGGTCATCGATCTGAAACAGGGCGACGCCGTGGTATTTGCCGTGCACCAGCGGCCGGTCGAAGGCGTTCGCGGTTATTATCGGGTGAACATGCGCCATGGCGTCAGCCGCGTGCACAGCGGCAGGCGGCACACCTTGGGAATCATTTTTCATGATGCGCAGTAG
- a CDS encoding DUF1883 domain-containing protein, translating to MKFIHQREHLNEDDIVVIECSQMCNIRLMNDANFRSFKNGGRHTYHGGAFDTFPARITAPSTGFWNITIDTVNRRAISVTRKPTLTHKIKIIRRSSSKLS from the coding sequence ATGAAATTCATTCACCAGCGCGAGCACCTGAACGAAGACGACATTGTCGTCATAGAATGCTCCCAAATGTGCAACATCCGTTTGATGAACGACGCCAACTTCCGCAGCTTCAAGAACGGTGGCCGGCACACCTATCACGGCGGCGCGTTCGACACGTTCCCGGCCAGGATCACGGCGCCGAGCACCGGTTTCTGGAACATCACCATCGACACCGTCAACCGCCGTGCAATCAGCGTCACGCGCAAGCCGACCCTGACCCACAAGATCAAAATCATCCGGCGGTCCAGCTCGAAACTGAGCTGA
- the galU gene encoding UTP--glucose-1-phosphate uridylyltransferase GalU, whose translation MIKKCLFPAAGYGTRFLPATKAMPKEMLPVVNKPLIQYGVEEALDAGLTEISIVTGRGKRALEDHFDISYELENQIKGTDKEKYLVGIRKLLDECSFSYTRQTEMKGLGHAILTGRPLIGDEPFAVVLADDLCVNLEGDGVLTQMVKLYKQFRCSIVAIQEVDPQETNKYGVIAGEMIRDDIYRVHSMVEKPKPEDAPSNLAIIGRYILTPDIFDLIEQTEPGKGGEIQITDALMKQAQNGCVMAYKFKGKRFDCGGAEGYIDATNFCFENFYKTGKAY comes from the coding sequence ATGATCAAGAAATGCTTGTTCCCAGCAGCCGGTTACGGTACTCGCTTCCTGCCAGCGACTAAAGCCATGCCCAAAGAAATGCTGCCGGTGGTGAACAAGCCACTGATCCAGTACGGCGTCGAAGAAGCCCTCGATGCGGGCCTGACTGAAATCTCCATCGTGACTGGCCGTGGTAAACGCGCGCTGGAAGACCATTTTGACATCAGCTACGAGCTGGAAAACCAGATCAAAGGCACCGACAAGGAAAAATACCTGGTCGGCATCCGCAAACTGCTGGATGAGTGCTCGTTTTCCTACACCCGCCAGACCGAAATGAAAGGCCTGGGCCACGCGATCCTGACCGGTCGCCCATTGATCGGCGACGAACCGTTCGCCGTGGTCCTGGCGGACGACCTGTGCGTCAACCTCGAAGGCGACGGCGTCCTGACCCAGATGGTCAAGCTGTACAAGCAGTTCCGCTGCTCCATCGTGGCGATCCAGGAAGTCGATCCGCAGGAAACCAACAAGTACGGCGTGATTGCCGGCGAAATGATCCGCGACGACATCTACCGTGTTCACAGCATGGTTGAAAAACCGAAGCCTGAAGACGCACCGTCGAACCTGGCGATCATCGGTCGCTACATCCTGACCCCGGACATCTTCGACCTGATCGAACAGACCGAACCAGGCAAGGGCGGCGAAATCCAGATCACCGACGCCCTGATGAAACAGGCCCAGAACGGCTGCGTCATGGCCTACAAGTTCAAGGGCAAGCGTTTTGACTGCGGTGGCGCCGAAGGCTACATCGACGCGACCAACTTCTGCTTCGAGAACTTCTACAAGACCGGCAAGGCTTACTGA